A stretch of the Channa argus isolate prfri chromosome 9, Channa argus male v1.0, whole genome shotgun sequence genome encodes the following:
- the cobll1b gene encoding cordon-bleu protein-like 1b isoform X2, with protein MSLVMDDRGSQSHSRSSGLRVSTKSKAPSPPGLRKLDSAGFSQLHLGNPHLTMDQKENLIDKDLSLVVVLPDGVEKMTMVHGSKPLMDLLVMLCAKYHLNPSSHTLELVTTNRNNIKLKPNALIGTLDAEKIILKPKGEDKNKKTGPQMPETTVRMVINYKKTQKTILRVNPRVPLAELLPAICEKCEFDIETTVLLKDLQSRAPLELSSSLNDYAIREVYAKDTKGPSASPVYPPAHAGAVTPGKDKCQKEKENKGLFSMFRKSKKRSDEATTASAPASPVLVNKPRPLSMALPSTNSSPLSSPTMPTQVPKKRQAPQPPILVSQSSTSDHSTRRRLYSEPCSQPDGDQMARLSRGSSAESSLKRTKRKAPQPPPSPSAGVHQTIPPDESLQGGAAANTLEEIMEQEETTHSAMSTMTRDTQGEDSSLSMSADVSLHCPSPDTEILSTKSVGSSGEDQSPDLSSDGNELQSTTSNSGAVTSVRTTAGTYSSELANTNSGPNKVENVSQQTICKESTLESAEGDCSMVPSSLPHPVMQDAEAQVSIQANTETPGEPTDRWESPLGTSVSRPTGEDVQVQTDFTLPMPPQKRMDKIPTAAKVTAFEPAGKKDMATLTNELDSPGLGHALFHTSETSSCQNSTPSAPATSKPPSFYATDSEPKPKPSNELTRDYIPKVGMTTYTIVPQKSLEKLRYFEVALTLESPSAASEEGLNIGSLQMAESTAQKGQTEVSNEKSELHSTIPREDLLTSTAANQDTVNGSITETTPPPSPSILSKADERISSSDNGAPQAGSPAEVKEIKIPPATKPKPGSFRLAQHKKTPGYYVTSAAEKSLSVSPGSGQREAQGTAETAQLPPPPPPPPAQYQEETTGTANVQPSPKGSDKSAAVMRLTRQSSLPCKEPCVGLSLDKLRSFAAPRPYCPATPSRFAQAVSSAVKRSQSLSHGPKSPRSPVSPSLSPITSRSSVTESKGLSVITDGDNSQLGGDKDSPLQEALDQPPFSGVAQMEADTSP; from the exons GGTGTCGACCAAAAGCAAAGCGCCATCCCCACCAGGACTCAGGAAGCTGGATTCCGCAGGTTTCTCCCAGTTGCACCTAGGAAACCCTCATTTAACCATGGACCAGAAAGAGAACCTTATTGATAAAGACCTTTCTCTGGTTGTGGTTTTGCCTGACGGAGTGGAAAAGATGACAATGGTTCATGGCAG CAAACCCCTAATGGATCTATTAGTGATGCTATGTGCAAAGTACCACCTGAACCCTTCGAGCCACACCTTAGAACTGGTCACCACCAACAGGAACAACATCAAGCTGAAGCCTAATGCTCTCATAGGAACTTTGGATGCAGAGAAGATTATACTTAAACCTAAGGGGGAAGATAAAAATAAGAAGACAGGTCCTCAGATGCCCGAG ACAACTGTTCGGATGGTAATAAACTACAAAAAGACCCAGAAAACTATTCTGCGGGTCAATCCTCGAGTTCCTCTGGCTGAACTCTTACCAGCAATATGTGAGAAGTGTGAATTTGACATTGAGACTACAGTTCTGTTGAAAGATCTTCAGTCACGGGCCCCTTTGGAGTTGTCCAGCTCACTTAATGATTATGCAATAAGGGAGGTTTAtgcaaaagacacaaaag GACCATCTGCTTCCCCTGTGTATCCACCAGCTCACGCag gAGCAGTCACACCAGGCAAAGATAAATgtcagaaggagaaagaaaacaaaggccTCTTTAGCATGTTTCGAAAAAGCAAGAAACGATCTGATGAG GCAACGACAGCCAGCGCCCCAGCTTCTCCAGTGCTCGTGAACAAGCCTCGACCACTCAGCATGGCCTTACCTAGCACAAATTCGTCTCCGCTTAGCTCTCCCACAATGCCCACTCAAGTGCCAAAGAAGAGACAAGCACCTCAGCCTCCAATTCTTGTGTCACAGAGCTCCACCTCTGACCACAGCACTCGCAGGAGACTTTACTCTGAACCGTGTTCTCAGCCAGACGGTGATCAG ATGGCTCGTTTAAGTCGGGGGTCCTCAGCAGAGTCTTCACTCAAGAGAACTAAACGCAAGGCTCCTCAACCGCCCCCATCTCCTAGTGCTGGTGTCCATCAAACCATTCCTCCAGATGAAAGTTTGCAAG GGGGTGCAGCTGCTAACACACTGGAGGAGATTATGGAGCAGGAAGAGACAACTCATTCAGCAATGTCTACAATGACTAGGGATACACAGGGAGAGGACAGCAGTCTCAGCATGTCAGCTGATGTGTCACTGCACTGTCCTTCCCCAGATACTGAGATACTGAGCACCAAGTCTGTCGGGAGCAGTGGGGAAGATCAGTCTCCTGATCTGTCCTCAGATGGCAA TGAACTGCAGAGCACAACAAGTAATTCTGGAGCTGTCACTAGTGTGAGGACAACTGCTGGCACATACTCTTCTGAACTGGCAAATACAA ATAGTGGTCCtaataaagttgaaaatgtaaGCCAACAGACAATATGCAAAGAGTCTACACTTGAAAGTGCTGAAGGGGATTGCAGCATGGTACCCAGCAGTCTCCCTCATCCTGTAATGCAGGATGCAGAAGCACAGGTCTCTATTCAGGCAAACACTGAAACCCCCGGGGAGCCGACTGACAGGTGGGAGAGCCCACTAGGCACCAGCGTATCACGCCCCACAGGAGAGGATGTTCAGGTGCAAACAGATTTCACACTGCCTATGCCTCCACAGAAACGAATGGACAAAATTCCCACGGCAGCTAAAGTGACAGCCTTTGAACCAGCAGGGAAGAAAGATATGGCCACTTTGACGAATGAGCTGGATTCACCTGGCCTCGGACACGCCTTATTCCACACCTCAGAGACCTCATCATGCCAAAACTCAACACCAAGTGCCCCTGCCACATCAAAGCCACCATCATTTTATGCCACAGACTCTGAGCCAAAGCCCAAACCTTCCAATGAGCTGACAAGGGACTACATTCCCAAGGTGGGGATGACAACGTATACTATCGTGCCTCAGAAATCTCTAGAGAAGCTGAGATACTTTGAAGTTGCACTGACACTGGAGTCCCCTTCTGCAGCTTCAGAAGAGGGACTTAATATTGGTTCCCTTCAGATGGCGGAGAGCACAGCACAGAAGGGACAGACGGAGgtgtcaaatgaaaaaagcGAGCTGCACTCTACTATACCCAGGGAAGACTTACTGACTAGCACTGCTGCTAACCAAGACACTGTTAATGGAAGTATAACTGAAACGACTCCTCCCCCATCACCATCAATTTTGTCTAAAGCAGATGAGAGGATCTCATCTTCAGATAATGGGGCACCTCAAGCAGGTTCCCCAGCAGAGGTCAAGGAGATCAAAATTCCACCTGCAACTAAACCAAAGCCTGGCTCTTTTCGCTTGgcacagcacaaaaaaacaccagGATATTATGTCACTTCAGCTGCAGAGAAAAGTCTTAGTGTCAGTCCTGGCTCTGGCCAGAGGGAGGCTCAAGGAACTGCAGAGACCGCACAGTtaccaccccctcctcctcctccccctgcgCAATATCAGGAGGAGACGACGGGGACCGCTAACGTCCAGCCTAGTCCTAAAGGGAGTGACAAGAGTGCAGCTGTCATGCGACTCACAAGGCAAAGTAGTTTACCATGTAAGGAGCCATGTGTAGGTTTGAGCTTGGACAAACTGAGGAGCTTTGCTGCTCCCAGGCCCTATTGTCCTGCAACCCCATCCCGCTTTGCCCAGGCAGTGTCCTCTGCTGTGAAAAGGAGCCAGTCCTTATCCCATGGGCCAAAGTCACCTCGCTCACCTGTGTCACCATCGTTATCTCCAATTACAAGCCGATCATCAGTCACAGAATCAAAAGGACTCTCTGTTATCACG gACGGTGACAACAGTCAGTTGGGTGGTGACAAAGACTCCCCTCTGCAGGAAGCACTTGACCAACCACCTTTTAGTGGGGTTGCTCAAATGGAAGCAGACACCAGTCCATAA
- the cobll1b gene encoding cordon-bleu protein-like 1b isoform X1 translates to MNCAFCLCLTSPRDFVKPMSLVMDDRGSQSHSRSSGLRVSTKSKAPSPPGLRKLDSAGFSQLHLGNPHLTMDQKENLIDKDLSLVVVLPDGVEKMTMVHGSKPLMDLLVMLCAKYHLNPSSHTLELVTTNRNNIKLKPNALIGTLDAEKIILKPKGEDKNKKTGPQMPETTVRMVINYKKTQKTILRVNPRVPLAELLPAICEKCEFDIETTVLLKDLQSRAPLELSSSLNDYAIREVYAKDTKGPSASPVYPPAHAGAVTPGKDKCQKEKENKGLFSMFRKSKKRSDEATTASAPASPVLVNKPRPLSMALPSTNSSPLSSPTMPTQVPKKRQAPQPPILVSQSSTSDHSTRRRLYSEPCSQPDGDQMARLSRGSSAESSLKRTKRKAPQPPPSPSAGVHQTIPPDESLQGGAAANTLEEIMEQEETTHSAMSTMTRDTQGEDSSLSMSADVSLHCPSPDTEILSTKSVGSSGEDQSPDLSSDGNELQSTTSNSGAVTSVRTTAGTYSSELANTNSGPNKVENVSQQTICKESTLESAEGDCSMVPSSLPHPVMQDAEAQVSIQANTETPGEPTDRWESPLGTSVSRPTGEDVQVQTDFTLPMPPQKRMDKIPTAAKVTAFEPAGKKDMATLTNELDSPGLGHALFHTSETSSCQNSTPSAPATSKPPSFYATDSEPKPKPSNELTRDYIPKVGMTTYTIVPQKSLEKLRYFEVALTLESPSAASEEGLNIGSLQMAESTAQKGQTEVSNEKSELHSTIPREDLLTSTAANQDTVNGSITETTPPPSPSILSKADERISSSDNGAPQAGSPAEVKEIKIPPATKPKPGSFRLAQHKKTPGYYVTSAAEKSLSVSPGSGQREAQGTAETAQLPPPPPPPPAQYQEETTGTANVQPSPKGSDKSAAVMRLTRQSSLPCKEPCVGLSLDKLRSFAAPRPYCPATPSRFAQAVSSAVKRSQSLSHGPKSPRSPVSPSLSPITSRSSVTESKGLSVITDGDNSQLGGDKDSPLQEALDQPPFSGVAQMEADTSP, encoded by the exons GGTGTCGACCAAAAGCAAAGCGCCATCCCCACCAGGACTCAGGAAGCTGGATTCCGCAGGTTTCTCCCAGTTGCACCTAGGAAACCCTCATTTAACCATGGACCAGAAAGAGAACCTTATTGATAAAGACCTTTCTCTGGTTGTGGTTTTGCCTGACGGAGTGGAAAAGATGACAATGGTTCATGGCAG CAAACCCCTAATGGATCTATTAGTGATGCTATGTGCAAAGTACCACCTGAACCCTTCGAGCCACACCTTAGAACTGGTCACCACCAACAGGAACAACATCAAGCTGAAGCCTAATGCTCTCATAGGAACTTTGGATGCAGAGAAGATTATACTTAAACCTAAGGGGGAAGATAAAAATAAGAAGACAGGTCCTCAGATGCCCGAG ACAACTGTTCGGATGGTAATAAACTACAAAAAGACCCAGAAAACTATTCTGCGGGTCAATCCTCGAGTTCCTCTGGCTGAACTCTTACCAGCAATATGTGAGAAGTGTGAATTTGACATTGAGACTACAGTTCTGTTGAAAGATCTTCAGTCACGGGCCCCTTTGGAGTTGTCCAGCTCACTTAATGATTATGCAATAAGGGAGGTTTAtgcaaaagacacaaaag GACCATCTGCTTCCCCTGTGTATCCACCAGCTCACGCag gAGCAGTCACACCAGGCAAAGATAAATgtcagaaggagaaagaaaacaaaggccTCTTTAGCATGTTTCGAAAAAGCAAGAAACGATCTGATGAG GCAACGACAGCCAGCGCCCCAGCTTCTCCAGTGCTCGTGAACAAGCCTCGACCACTCAGCATGGCCTTACCTAGCACAAATTCGTCTCCGCTTAGCTCTCCCACAATGCCCACTCAAGTGCCAAAGAAGAGACAAGCACCTCAGCCTCCAATTCTTGTGTCACAGAGCTCCACCTCTGACCACAGCACTCGCAGGAGACTTTACTCTGAACCGTGTTCTCAGCCAGACGGTGATCAG ATGGCTCGTTTAAGTCGGGGGTCCTCAGCAGAGTCTTCACTCAAGAGAACTAAACGCAAGGCTCCTCAACCGCCCCCATCTCCTAGTGCTGGTGTCCATCAAACCATTCCTCCAGATGAAAGTTTGCAAG GGGGTGCAGCTGCTAACACACTGGAGGAGATTATGGAGCAGGAAGAGACAACTCATTCAGCAATGTCTACAATGACTAGGGATACACAGGGAGAGGACAGCAGTCTCAGCATGTCAGCTGATGTGTCACTGCACTGTCCTTCCCCAGATACTGAGATACTGAGCACCAAGTCTGTCGGGAGCAGTGGGGAAGATCAGTCTCCTGATCTGTCCTCAGATGGCAA TGAACTGCAGAGCACAACAAGTAATTCTGGAGCTGTCACTAGTGTGAGGACAACTGCTGGCACATACTCTTCTGAACTGGCAAATACAA ATAGTGGTCCtaataaagttgaaaatgtaaGCCAACAGACAATATGCAAAGAGTCTACACTTGAAAGTGCTGAAGGGGATTGCAGCATGGTACCCAGCAGTCTCCCTCATCCTGTAATGCAGGATGCAGAAGCACAGGTCTCTATTCAGGCAAACACTGAAACCCCCGGGGAGCCGACTGACAGGTGGGAGAGCCCACTAGGCACCAGCGTATCACGCCCCACAGGAGAGGATGTTCAGGTGCAAACAGATTTCACACTGCCTATGCCTCCACAGAAACGAATGGACAAAATTCCCACGGCAGCTAAAGTGACAGCCTTTGAACCAGCAGGGAAGAAAGATATGGCCACTTTGACGAATGAGCTGGATTCACCTGGCCTCGGACACGCCTTATTCCACACCTCAGAGACCTCATCATGCCAAAACTCAACACCAAGTGCCCCTGCCACATCAAAGCCACCATCATTTTATGCCACAGACTCTGAGCCAAAGCCCAAACCTTCCAATGAGCTGACAAGGGACTACATTCCCAAGGTGGGGATGACAACGTATACTATCGTGCCTCAGAAATCTCTAGAGAAGCTGAGATACTTTGAAGTTGCACTGACACTGGAGTCCCCTTCTGCAGCTTCAGAAGAGGGACTTAATATTGGTTCCCTTCAGATGGCGGAGAGCACAGCACAGAAGGGACAGACGGAGgtgtcaaatgaaaaaagcGAGCTGCACTCTACTATACCCAGGGAAGACTTACTGACTAGCACTGCTGCTAACCAAGACACTGTTAATGGAAGTATAACTGAAACGACTCCTCCCCCATCACCATCAATTTTGTCTAAAGCAGATGAGAGGATCTCATCTTCAGATAATGGGGCACCTCAAGCAGGTTCCCCAGCAGAGGTCAAGGAGATCAAAATTCCACCTGCAACTAAACCAAAGCCTGGCTCTTTTCGCTTGgcacagcacaaaaaaacaccagGATATTATGTCACTTCAGCTGCAGAGAAAAGTCTTAGTGTCAGTCCTGGCTCTGGCCAGAGGGAGGCTCAAGGAACTGCAGAGACCGCACAGTtaccaccccctcctcctcctccccctgcgCAATATCAGGAGGAGACGACGGGGACCGCTAACGTCCAGCCTAGTCCTAAAGGGAGTGACAAGAGTGCAGCTGTCATGCGACTCACAAGGCAAAGTAGTTTACCATGTAAGGAGCCATGTGTAGGTTTGAGCTTGGACAAACTGAGGAGCTTTGCTGCTCCCAGGCCCTATTGTCCTGCAACCCCATCCCGCTTTGCCCAGGCAGTGTCCTCTGCTGTGAAAAGGAGCCAGTCCTTATCCCATGGGCCAAAGTCACCTCGCTCACCTGTGTCACCATCGTTATCTCCAATTACAAGCCGATCATCAGTCACAGAATCAAAAGGACTCTCTGTTATCACG gACGGTGACAACAGTCAGTTGGGTGGTGACAAAGACTCCCCTCTGCAGGAAGCACTTGACCAACCACCTTTTAGTGGGGTTGCTCAAATGGAAGCAGACACCAGTCCATAA
- the cobll1b gene encoding cordon-bleu protein-like 1b isoform X3, with product MDQKENLIDKDLSLVVVLPDGVEKMTMVHGSKPLMDLLVMLCAKYHLNPSSHTLELVTTNRNNIKLKPNALIGTLDAEKIILKPKGEDKNKKTGPQMPETTVRMVINYKKTQKTILRVNPRVPLAELLPAICEKCEFDIETTVLLKDLQSRAPLELSSSLNDYAIREVYAKDTKGPSASPVYPPAHAGAVTPGKDKCQKEKENKGLFSMFRKSKKRSDEATTASAPASPVLVNKPRPLSMALPSTNSSPLSSPTMPTQVPKKRQAPQPPILVSQSSTSDHSTRRRLYSEPCSQPDGDQMARLSRGSSAESSLKRTKRKAPQPPPSPSAGVHQTIPPDESLQGGAAANTLEEIMEQEETTHSAMSTMTRDTQGEDSSLSMSADVSLHCPSPDTEILSTKSVGSSGEDQSPDLSSDGNELQSTTSNSGAVTSVRTTAGTYSSELANTNSGPNKVENVSQQTICKESTLESAEGDCSMVPSSLPHPVMQDAEAQVSIQANTETPGEPTDRWESPLGTSVSRPTGEDVQVQTDFTLPMPPQKRMDKIPTAAKVTAFEPAGKKDMATLTNELDSPGLGHALFHTSETSSCQNSTPSAPATSKPPSFYATDSEPKPKPSNELTRDYIPKVGMTTYTIVPQKSLEKLRYFEVALTLESPSAASEEGLNIGSLQMAESTAQKGQTEVSNEKSELHSTIPREDLLTSTAANQDTVNGSITETTPPPSPSILSKADERISSSDNGAPQAGSPAEVKEIKIPPATKPKPGSFRLAQHKKTPGYYVTSAAEKSLSVSPGSGQREAQGTAETAQLPPPPPPPPAQYQEETTGTANVQPSPKGSDKSAAVMRLTRQSSLPCKEPCVGLSLDKLRSFAAPRPYCPATPSRFAQAVSSAVKRSQSLSHGPKSPRSPVSPSLSPITSRSSVTESKGLSVITDGDNSQLGGDKDSPLQEALDQPPFSGVAQMEADTSP from the exons ATGGACCAGAAAGAGAACCTTATTGATAAAGACCTTTCTCTGGTTGTGGTTTTGCCTGACGGAGTGGAAAAGATGACAATGGTTCATGGCAG CAAACCCCTAATGGATCTATTAGTGATGCTATGTGCAAAGTACCACCTGAACCCTTCGAGCCACACCTTAGAACTGGTCACCACCAACAGGAACAACATCAAGCTGAAGCCTAATGCTCTCATAGGAACTTTGGATGCAGAGAAGATTATACTTAAACCTAAGGGGGAAGATAAAAATAAGAAGACAGGTCCTCAGATGCCCGAG ACAACTGTTCGGATGGTAATAAACTACAAAAAGACCCAGAAAACTATTCTGCGGGTCAATCCTCGAGTTCCTCTGGCTGAACTCTTACCAGCAATATGTGAGAAGTGTGAATTTGACATTGAGACTACAGTTCTGTTGAAAGATCTTCAGTCACGGGCCCCTTTGGAGTTGTCCAGCTCACTTAATGATTATGCAATAAGGGAGGTTTAtgcaaaagacacaaaag GACCATCTGCTTCCCCTGTGTATCCACCAGCTCACGCag gAGCAGTCACACCAGGCAAAGATAAATgtcagaaggagaaagaaaacaaaggccTCTTTAGCATGTTTCGAAAAAGCAAGAAACGATCTGATGAG GCAACGACAGCCAGCGCCCCAGCTTCTCCAGTGCTCGTGAACAAGCCTCGACCACTCAGCATGGCCTTACCTAGCACAAATTCGTCTCCGCTTAGCTCTCCCACAATGCCCACTCAAGTGCCAAAGAAGAGACAAGCACCTCAGCCTCCAATTCTTGTGTCACAGAGCTCCACCTCTGACCACAGCACTCGCAGGAGACTTTACTCTGAACCGTGTTCTCAGCCAGACGGTGATCAG ATGGCTCGTTTAAGTCGGGGGTCCTCAGCAGAGTCTTCACTCAAGAGAACTAAACGCAAGGCTCCTCAACCGCCCCCATCTCCTAGTGCTGGTGTCCATCAAACCATTCCTCCAGATGAAAGTTTGCAAG GGGGTGCAGCTGCTAACACACTGGAGGAGATTATGGAGCAGGAAGAGACAACTCATTCAGCAATGTCTACAATGACTAGGGATACACAGGGAGAGGACAGCAGTCTCAGCATGTCAGCTGATGTGTCACTGCACTGTCCTTCCCCAGATACTGAGATACTGAGCACCAAGTCTGTCGGGAGCAGTGGGGAAGATCAGTCTCCTGATCTGTCCTCAGATGGCAA TGAACTGCAGAGCACAACAAGTAATTCTGGAGCTGTCACTAGTGTGAGGACAACTGCTGGCACATACTCTTCTGAACTGGCAAATACAA ATAGTGGTCCtaataaagttgaaaatgtaaGCCAACAGACAATATGCAAAGAGTCTACACTTGAAAGTGCTGAAGGGGATTGCAGCATGGTACCCAGCAGTCTCCCTCATCCTGTAATGCAGGATGCAGAAGCACAGGTCTCTATTCAGGCAAACACTGAAACCCCCGGGGAGCCGACTGACAGGTGGGAGAGCCCACTAGGCACCAGCGTATCACGCCCCACAGGAGAGGATGTTCAGGTGCAAACAGATTTCACACTGCCTATGCCTCCACAGAAACGAATGGACAAAATTCCCACGGCAGCTAAAGTGACAGCCTTTGAACCAGCAGGGAAGAAAGATATGGCCACTTTGACGAATGAGCTGGATTCACCTGGCCTCGGACACGCCTTATTCCACACCTCAGAGACCTCATCATGCCAAAACTCAACACCAAGTGCCCCTGCCACATCAAAGCCACCATCATTTTATGCCACAGACTCTGAGCCAAAGCCCAAACCTTCCAATGAGCTGACAAGGGACTACATTCCCAAGGTGGGGATGACAACGTATACTATCGTGCCTCAGAAATCTCTAGAGAAGCTGAGATACTTTGAAGTTGCACTGACACTGGAGTCCCCTTCTGCAGCTTCAGAAGAGGGACTTAATATTGGTTCCCTTCAGATGGCGGAGAGCACAGCACAGAAGGGACAGACGGAGgtgtcaaatgaaaaaagcGAGCTGCACTCTACTATACCCAGGGAAGACTTACTGACTAGCACTGCTGCTAACCAAGACACTGTTAATGGAAGTATAACTGAAACGACTCCTCCCCCATCACCATCAATTTTGTCTAAAGCAGATGAGAGGATCTCATCTTCAGATAATGGGGCACCTCAAGCAGGTTCCCCAGCAGAGGTCAAGGAGATCAAAATTCCACCTGCAACTAAACCAAAGCCTGGCTCTTTTCGCTTGgcacagcacaaaaaaacaccagGATATTATGTCACTTCAGCTGCAGAGAAAAGTCTTAGTGTCAGTCCTGGCTCTGGCCAGAGGGAGGCTCAAGGAACTGCAGAGACCGCACAGTtaccaccccctcctcctcctccccctgcgCAATATCAGGAGGAGACGACGGGGACCGCTAACGTCCAGCCTAGTCCTAAAGGGAGTGACAAGAGTGCAGCTGTCATGCGACTCACAAGGCAAAGTAGTTTACCATGTAAGGAGCCATGTGTAGGTTTGAGCTTGGACAAACTGAGGAGCTTTGCTGCTCCCAGGCCCTATTGTCCTGCAACCCCATCCCGCTTTGCCCAGGCAGTGTCCTCTGCTGTGAAAAGGAGCCAGTCCTTATCCCATGGGCCAAAGTCACCTCGCTCACCTGTGTCACCATCGTTATCTCCAATTACAAGCCGATCATCAGTCACAGAATCAAAAGGACTCTCTGTTATCACG gACGGTGACAACAGTCAGTTGGGTGGTGACAAAGACTCCCCTCTGCAGGAAGCACTTGACCAACCACCTTTTAGTGGGGTTGCTCAAATGGAAGCAGACACCAGTCCATAA